One Thioclava sp. ES.031 genomic window, CCGACGGGCAGGCCGAATTTCCCCGCCTGCGCTCCATCACGCGCAATCCCGACACGCCGCAATATCACGGCATGCAGGAATGGTTCCGCTGGGTCTCGGGCGACACGGCGCATGTGGTAATCGCAAGCGACGTCGTGTTCTGGAAAGCGCTGCTCAACACCTGCATCTTCGTGCTGATGGTCGCACCGATCCAAGCCGCGATCGCGCTGGGCCTCGCACTGCTGATCAACCAGAAACTGCGCGGGATCACGATCTTCCGCACCATCTATTTCATGCCCGTGGTCGTCTCGATCGTCGTCGTCTCGCTGCTCTGGCGTTTCATCTATTCGGGACAGAACGGGCTCTTGAACAACATGCTGTCCTTCCTGAGCTTCGGGCATTTCCAACCCGTCGACTGGCTGGGCAACCCACATACCGCGCTTGGCGCGATCATCACGATGTCGATCTGGCAGGCGGTGGGCTTCCACATGGTGATCTGGCTCTCCGGGCTGCAGACGATCCCGCCCACGCTTTACGAGGCCGCAGCGATCGAAGGCTCCTCGAAATGGCAGACCTTCCGCTATGTCACCTGGCCGGGGCTGCGCCACACCGCGGTGTTGGTGCTGATCGTGATCACCATGCAGGCCTTCGCGATCTTCGCCCAGATCGACGTCATGACGAAGGGCGGTCCGCTCGACTCGACCCAGACGCTGGTCTTCCAGGCCGTGCAACGCGGCTACGGGATGCAGAACATCGCGGGTGGCTCGGCGATCTCGGTGATCCTGTTCCTGATCGTTCTGGTGATTTCGATGATCCAACGCTGGCTGACGAGGGAGCGCTGAAATGAGTGTCATTGGTTCCGATAACCGCAATCTGCGGCTGGGTGTGCGCTATCTCGTGCTGATCCTGATCGCGCTGATCTTCGTCCTGCCGCTGCTGTTCATGGTGATGTCCAGCTTCAAGCCCAGCGACGAGCTGCTGCGCGACACGTCGAGCCTGCGCGCCTTCCTGCCGGTGGGCCAGCTCAGCCTCGACAATTACACCGGCGCCTTCGAGCGCGCCCCGGTCGGGCTCTTCGTATTCAACTCGATCTTCGTGACCGGCACGACGGTGCTGCTGTCGCTGGTGATCTGTTCGCTCGCAGGGTTCTCCTTCGTCTTCCTGCAATGGCGCGGGCGCGACGTGATGCTCTCGATCATTCTCG contains:
- a CDS encoding carbohydrate ABC transporter permease, coding for MRSSLTSANRAGWAFALPGIVLILAFIITPFFLGVGFSLTNQRLISPNATRFVGLENYREMLNIAVVDLQAKTDSAGKTVTDADGQAEFPRLRSITRNPDTPQYHGMQEWFRWVSGDTAHVVIASDVVFWKALLNTCIFVLMVAPIQAAIALGLALLINQKLRGITIFRTIYFMPVVVSIVVVSLLWRFIYSGQNGLLNNMLSFLSFGHFQPVDWLGNPHTALGAIITMSIWQAVGFHMVIWLSGLQTIPPTLYEAAAIEGSSKWQTFRYVTWPGLRHTAVLVLIVITMQAFAIFAQIDVMTKGGPLDSTQTLVFQAVQRGYGMQNIAGGSAISVILFLIVLVISMIQRWLTRER